A stretch of the uncultured Trichococcus sp. genome encodes the following:
- a CDS encoding iron-containing alcohol dehydrogenase codes for MENGIRNFEFQNPTKIVFGKDQIKRINDLIPQDAKVLILYGGGSVKKFGTFDRVVEALDNREWAEFGGIEANPTYETLIKAVDKIKAEGYDYLMAVGGGSVIDGVKFVAAGAVFAGDPVDMFGSGVGKGLPVTKALPFGTVLTLPATASEMNNNSVVTFVEKQAKISFASPYTYPQFSILEPEATYTLPKRQLANGIIDSFIHVMEAYLTYPIDAKVQDRWAEGLLQTLIEIGPDVVDEDNHDYATRANFMWTATNALNRFISPGVPQDWATHALGHELTLAFGIDHARTLSIVLPAMMKVRKQQKWEKLLQYAERVWDIRSDSDLTDEEKIDLAIKKTEDFFVGLGAPIRFSDVELNESDIPGLVAALVRHKKENISERGDFTSEDARAVYTAAL; via the coding sequence TTGGAAAACGGAATCCGCAATTTTGAGTTTCAAAACCCTACAAAAATAGTTTTCGGCAAAGACCAGATCAAGCGCATCAATGATTTGATCCCGCAGGACGCGAAAGTATTGATTTTGTACGGCGGCGGCAGCGTCAAAAAATTTGGCACCTTCGATCGCGTCGTCGAAGCTTTGGACAACCGCGAATGGGCTGAATTCGGCGGCATCGAGGCGAACCCTACCTACGAAACGCTGATAAAAGCAGTCGACAAGATCAAAGCGGAAGGCTATGACTACTTGATGGCAGTCGGCGGCGGCAGTGTCATCGACGGCGTGAAATTCGTTGCGGCTGGTGCAGTGTTCGCTGGCGATCCTGTCGATATGTTCGGCAGCGGCGTAGGCAAGGGCTTGCCGGTCACAAAAGCGCTGCCTTTCGGAACGGTATTGACGCTGCCGGCTACGGCATCGGAAATGAACAACAATTCGGTCGTCACCTTTGTGGAAAAGCAAGCCAAGATCAGCTTCGCCAGCCCGTATACTTATCCACAATTCTCCATTCTGGAACCGGAAGCGACCTACACGTTACCGAAACGCCAACTGGCCAACGGCATCATCGATTCCTTTATCCATGTGATGGAAGCCTATCTGACTTATCCGATTGATGCAAAAGTGCAGGATCGCTGGGCGGAAGGATTGCTGCAGACATTGATCGAAATCGGCCCGGACGTAGTCGATGAGGATAACCACGACTATGCGACCCGCGCCAATTTCATGTGGACAGCGACGAATGCGCTGAACCGTTTCATTTCCCCTGGGGTGCCGCAGGACTGGGCGACGCATGCTTTGGGACATGAACTGACGCTGGCTTTCGGGATCGACCATGCGCGCACGTTGTCGATCGTCCTTCCGGCCATGATGAAAGTCCGCAAGCAACAGAAGTGGGAGAAATTGCTGCAATATGCGGAACGTGTGTGGGATATCCGCAGCGATTCCGATCTGACTGATGAGGAAAAAATCGATCTGGCGATCAAAAAGACCGAAGACTTCTTCGTCGGGCTTGGCGCACCGATCCGCTTCTCCGATGTCGAGCTGAATGAGAGCGACATTCCGGGTCTTGTGGCAGCACTTGTCCGCCACAAGAAAGAGAACATTTCTGAGCGCGGCGACTTCACTAGCGAAGACGCAAGAGCCGTATATACAGCGGCGCTTTAA
- a CDS encoding neutral zinc metallopeptidase gives MKWKGGRRSSNVEDRRGSGGFSTGGGGLGMSGMAGGGIFGIIIMIIIALFGGGDLFGGGGGSAPTEAPQTGITETSNKTEDEMAEFVSVVLAYTEDVWIQEFANNNREYVEPTLVLFSGQVQSACGVAGSQVGPFYCPADQKVYIDLSFYDTLSQEYGASGDFAMAYVIAHEVGHHVQNLLGIMDQVQSARNQLSETEYNELNVRLELQADYLAGVWANYVQEQGLLEEGDFEEALQAAFAVGDDTLQKQYQGYIVPDSFTHGTSEQRMRWFTKGFETGNLSGGDDEPFAIPYDEL, from the coding sequence CGGGTGGTGGCGGACTGGGCATGAGTGGCATGGCCGGCGGCGGTATTTTCGGAATCATCATCATGATCATCATTGCCCTATTCGGAGGCGGCGACCTGTTTGGCGGTGGTGGCGGCAGCGCGCCGACAGAAGCACCACAGACCGGAATCACCGAAACCAGCAATAAGACCGAGGACGAAATGGCCGAATTTGTATCTGTTGTATTGGCTTACACCGAGGATGTCTGGATCCAGGAATTTGCGAACAACAATCGGGAATATGTCGAACCGACGCTTGTGCTGTTCAGTGGCCAGGTGCAGTCAGCCTGCGGGGTGGCCGGTTCCCAAGTCGGACCGTTCTACTGTCCAGCTGACCAAAAAGTGTACATTGATTTAAGTTTCTATGACACGCTATCGCAAGAATACGGAGCATCCGGCGATTTTGCGATGGCCTATGTCATCGCTCATGAAGTCGGGCATCATGTCCAGAATTTGTTGGGTATCATGGATCAGGTGCAAAGTGCCCGTAATCAGTTGAGCGAAACGGAATACAACGAACTGAATGTGCGCCTGGAACTGCAGGCCGACTACCTGGCCGGCGTCTGGGCTAACTATGTCCAGGAGCAGGGATTGCTGGAGGAGGGGGACTTCGAGGAAGCCTTGCAGGCGGCTTTCGCTGTAGGGGATGATACCCTACAAAAACAGTACCAAGGCTATATTGTACCGGACAGCTTTACGCACGGTACCTCCGAACAAAGGATGCGTTGGTTCACGAAAGGCTTTGAGACAGGCAACTTGAGCGGCGGAGATGATGAACCGTTCGCTATCCCCTATGATGAACTTTAA
- a CDS encoding HIRAN domain-containing protein yields MENNQSIFETICRLREEQPGLPYRFQDERTAGKRDVLYVLASEGIPFWRKEDLAKECCSILKDLVNKEETILTDPVLRHFLEHYPICSYFIELRERVRITLEAESGARERLYHLGMRLARSGTDPEQVKLGIILLGFFPYDTTKQIMRILGYHSEYTVYVLESIQYVFPLQNNFIFELAKHTIGYGKLAAMFLLKPVRWEQQHWMMHEGIKSDFLANIYANLCIQKTDMRAYFKKTEITAANFTDFAYLICYADYNNDSVTIDAQLDFLYRFIDKRDFAKSFIDLGALVSIWYQVVDYWQQDYDFISQNETKYRRTKTMWDTRIARYEKLVHKVESFLHQPKWRHIVYQEISAPNESDNLIMKALVYLNMHPDFPAFMEVLSRQPLGFNMLDFFLKINPELYFEDVCDYLDAILNPDLYTLPLETEEPENPSVTDLMRADEWLLHLFEVMNEKRKYNEAWCIRGIHYRHAGVRKKAVQVLQQHRKKWSDQVERELQMALQKEPNIKLKRQIDRLLQPENLKEQKESRYLKAKQPPLSHAHTDKELLHTYIAGTQFHELSGIADFLKPGDLLQLVREADNAYDANAIAVATQSGYMLGYVPRSENPVLAKLIDAEERLYAILESPTVEMERPKITIVLKRTFFQAQPNGEGQGIILPFPPPKKKKYE; encoded by the coding sequence TTGGAAAATAACCAGAGCATTTTTGAGACAATCTGCCGGCTGCGCGAAGAACAGCCCGGCTTGCCTTATCGGTTCCAGGATGAACGGACAGCTGGGAAACGGGATGTGCTTTATGTCCTTGCGTCCGAAGGGATTCCTTTTTGGCGGAAAGAGGATTTGGCGAAGGAGTGCTGCAGTATCCTCAAGGACCTCGTCAACAAAGAAGAGACGATTCTGACAGATCCTGTGCTGCGCCATTTTCTGGAGCATTATCCGATCTGCAGTTACTTCATCGAATTGCGGGAAAGAGTTCGGATCACTTTGGAAGCGGAATCAGGGGCGCGGGAACGCTTGTATCATCTTGGCATGCGGCTTGCGCGCAGCGGCACCGATCCGGAACAAGTGAAACTCGGCATCATCCTTTTGGGGTTCTTTCCTTATGATACGACCAAACAGATCATGCGCATCTTGGGTTACCACAGCGAGTACACCGTGTATGTACTCGAGAGCATTCAGTATGTTTTCCCGCTGCAGAACAATTTCATCTTTGAATTGGCCAAGCACACGATCGGCTACGGGAAGCTGGCAGCCATGTTCCTGCTGAAACCAGTGAGGTGGGAACAGCAACACTGGATGATGCATGAAGGCATCAAAAGCGATTTCCTCGCCAACATCTATGCCAATCTTTGCATCCAGAAAACGGATATGCGCGCTTATTTCAAAAAGACGGAAATCACGGCCGCCAATTTCACGGACTTCGCCTATCTGATCTGTTATGCCGACTACAATAATGACAGCGTGACCATCGATGCTCAGCTGGACTTCCTGTATAGGTTCATCGACAAGCGAGATTTTGCGAAAAGCTTCATCGATCTGGGTGCGCTCGTCAGCATCTGGTATCAGGTGGTCGACTATTGGCAGCAGGATTACGACTTCATCAGTCAAAACGAGACGAAATATCGCCGAACCAAAACCATGTGGGATACCCGCATCGCCCGCTACGAAAAGCTGGTGCACAAAGTGGAGAGTTTCCTGCACCAGCCAAAATGGCGCCACATCGTCTATCAGGAAATTTCCGCCCCGAACGAATCGGATAACCTGATCATGAAAGCGCTCGTCTATCTGAACATGCATCCTGATTTTCCGGCTTTTATGGAAGTGCTGAGCCGGCAACCGTTGGGGTTCAATATGCTCGATTTTTTCCTGAAAATTAATCCCGAACTCTATTTCGAAGATGTCTGCGACTATCTGGATGCGATCCTGAACCCGGATCTCTACACGCTCCCCTTGGAAACGGAAGAGCCGGAAAATCCGAGTGTCACTGATCTGATGCGCGCCGATGAATGGTTGTTGCATCTGTTCGAAGTGATGAACGAGAAACGCAAATACAATGAAGCGTGGTGCATCCGCGGCATCCATTACCGCCATGCCGGCGTGCGCAAAAAGGCGGTCCAAGTGCTGCAACAGCACCGGAAAAAATGGTCCGACCAGGTGGAACGCGAACTCCAGATGGCGCTTCAGAAGGAGCCAAACATCAAACTGAAGCGGCAGATCGACAGACTGCTGCAGCCGGAAAATCTGAAGGAACAAAAAGAAAGCCGGTATCTGAAGGCGAAGCAGCCGCCGTTGAGTCATGCCCATACGGATAAGGAGTTGCTTCATACGTATATCGCCGGCACGCAGTTCCATGAACTGAGTGGCATCGCCGATTTCCTGAAGCCGGGGGATCTGCTGCAGCTCGTCCGCGAAGCCGATAATGCTTATGACGCGAATGCCATTGCCGTCGCTACGCAATCCGGATACATGTTGGGTTATGTGCCGCGCTCGGAGAATCCCGTACTGGCTAAATTGATTGATGCCGAGGAGCGGCTCTACGCGATTCTTGAATCGCCGACAGTCGAGATGGAACGGCCGAAAATCACCATTGTCCTGAAACGCACCTTCTTTCAGGCGCAACCGAACGGGGAAGGCCAAGGCATCATCCTGCCTTTCCCCCCGCCAAAGAAAAAGAAATACGAATAA
- a CDS encoding heavy metal translocating P-type ATPase has protein sequence MAEKVKQIEWYLDELDCANCANKVETGIAKIEGILESNVNFMTKTLRIEIEEDQETEILPKVRQKLSVLEPDIHPTLKKNGAPIGADGFPQDNLTANVDERDSEHTDKHNHHHDHEHSHVHGHAHGEGDKDEIRKAVIRLIVGFGILLAAIFAPVSGTVSLALFVIAYLVAGYDIVWSALLNIKNGQLFDENFLMTIATLSAFYIQEYPEAVAVMLFYQLGELFQDIAVDKSRRSIAELMDIRPDYANLKTATGSEKVAPETVKVGDIILIRPGEKVPLDGKIVSGTSAVDTSALTGESVPRGVKVGDGILSGFINKNGVIEVAVEKPFAESTVVKILDLVQNASGRKAPTENFITKFARYYTPVVVIAAVLLAVLPPLLFPGESFQEWLYRASIFLVISCPCALVVSIPVGFFGGIGSASRKGILVKGSNFLEGLNAVKTVVMDKTGTLTEGKFAVTRIETAGELTEQRLLELAAYAELHSSHPIADSIKEAYGKPIAEDKIATTNDIPGQGLQVFVDGQEILAGNAKLMEKFGITHAPAAETGTVVYIAVDKKYAGYILIADAIKADAHATIAGLKARGIRTIMLTGDSRAVGEAVAEEIGIDEIHAELLPQEKVTKLEEVLASKQKGEKVIFVGDGINDTPVLARSDIGIAMGGLGSDAAIEAADIVIMDDQPSKILTAITVAEETRKIVWQNIIFAMAVKGLFLILGAFGVATMWEAVFADVGVTVLAVLNSIRILKK, from the coding sequence ATGGCTGAGAAAGTGAAGCAGATTGAATGGTATTTGGACGAATTGGATTGCGCGAATTGCGCCAACAAAGTGGAGACCGGCATCGCGAAAATAGAAGGGATCCTTGAAAGCAATGTGAACTTCATGACGAAGACACTGCGGATCGAAATCGAAGAGGACCAAGAGACCGAGATTTTGCCGAAAGTGAGACAAAAACTCAGTGTACTGGAGCCGGATATCCATCCGACGCTGAAAAAAAACGGTGCACCGATCGGAGCGGATGGTTTTCCGCAAGATAACCTCACCGCAAACGTTGACGAACGTGATTCCGAACATACTGATAAGCATAACCACCATCACGACCACGAACATAGCCATGTTCATGGTCATGCGCACGGCGAAGGCGATAAGGACGAAATTCGGAAAGCCGTCATCCGACTGATCGTCGGCTTTGGAATCTTGTTGGCGGCGATTTTCGCTCCGGTCAGCGGAACAGTTTCGTTGGCATTGTTTGTCATCGCCTATTTGGTTGCGGGCTATGACATCGTTTGGAGCGCGCTCCTGAACATCAAAAACGGCCAGTTGTTTGACGAAAACTTCCTGATGACGATCGCCACTTTGAGTGCTTTCTACATCCAGGAGTATCCGGAAGCGGTAGCGGTGATGCTGTTTTATCAGTTGGGTGAACTTTTCCAGGATATCGCAGTCGATAAATCCCGCCGCTCCATCGCCGAATTGATGGACATCCGGCCTGATTACGCAAACCTCAAGACGGCAACAGGCAGCGAAAAAGTCGCGCCGGAAACCGTCAAAGTCGGCGACATCATCCTGATCCGGCCCGGCGAAAAAGTGCCGTTGGACGGGAAGATCGTGAGCGGAACCTCGGCCGTCGACACCTCGGCTTTGACCGGAGAATCGGTCCCGCGTGGCGTGAAAGTCGGCGACGGGATCCTGAGCGGGTTCATCAACAAAAACGGCGTTATCGAAGTCGCGGTCGAAAAACCATTTGCTGAGTCCACCGTCGTCAAAATCTTGGATTTGGTGCAGAACGCCAGCGGCCGAAAAGCGCCGACGGAAAATTTCATCACCAAATTCGCCCGCTACTACACGCCGGTCGTCGTCATCGCTGCCGTGTTGCTGGCGGTGCTGCCGCCGCTGTTGTTCCCGGGTGAAAGCTTCCAGGAATGGCTTTACCGGGCAAGCATCTTCTTGGTCATCTCCTGTCCGTGCGCTTTGGTCGTTTCGATTCCGGTCGGCTTCTTCGGCGGCATCGGTTCGGCCTCGCGCAAAGGCATCCTCGTCAAAGGCAGCAACTTCCTCGAAGGTCTGAATGCTGTCAAAACGGTCGTGATGGACAAGACCGGCACCTTGACTGAAGGAAAATTCGCCGTAACCCGGATCGAAACCGCCGGCGAGCTGACGGAGCAGCGTTTGCTGGAACTGGCAGCCTATGCGGAACTGCATTCCAGCCACCCGATTGCCGATTCCATCAAGGAGGCTTATGGGAAACCGATAGCTGAAGATAAGATTGCCACCACAAACGATATCCCGGGTCAGGGACTGCAGGTCTTTGTCGACGGGCAGGAAATCCTGGCCGGCAATGCCAAATTGATGGAGAAATTCGGCATCACCCATGCACCGGCTGCTGAAACCGGGACGGTTGTGTATATCGCTGTGGATAAAAAATATGCGGGATACATCCTGATCGCTGACGCCATCAAAGCGGATGCGCATGCCACGATCGCCGGCCTGAAGGCGAGAGGCATCCGGACTATTATGCTGACCGGGGATTCCCGTGCGGTAGGCGAAGCGGTCGCCGAAGAAATCGGCATCGATGAAATCCATGCGGAATTGCTTCCGCAGGAAAAAGTGACGAAGCTGGAGGAAGTGCTGGCAAGCAAACAAAAAGGCGAAAAAGTCATCTTCGTGGGCGACGGCATCAACGATACGCCGGTGCTGGCCCGGTCCGACATCGGGATCGCGATGGGCGGATTGGGATCCGATGCCGCCATCGAAGCTGCGGATATCGTCATCATGGACGATCAGCCATCCAAGATTTTGACCGCAATCACCGTTGCTGAGGAAACACGAAAAATCGTCTGGCAGAACATCATTTTCGCGATGGCAGTCAAAGGGCTGTTCCTGATTCTCGGCGCGTTCGGCGTCGCCACCATGTGGGAAGCCGTCTTCGCCGATGTCGGCGTGACCGTGCTGGCTGTCCTCAACAGCATCCGTATCCTGAAAAAATAA